In a genomic window of Ralstonia insidiosa:
- a CDS encoding sensor histidine kinase: MTQPDGHADLAHPARGRGWRLAVALAMAACCAAAGWGAYAIALQRYVATRAEEAGQRTTYYAQNLRSTLARYESLPRLAALEHVLHVALLQDAQAGDATMRRAANAYLKEVQAATDLAAAHLINTTGLTIAASNWDLPTSFVGQNYAFRPYFAEAMREGLGRFYGVGNTTGETGYFVAAPVREDAKPIGVVVVKVNLDAFEASLSRSGDTVLLVDRHGVIFLSSVPEWKYRTLGTLSPEQQTALDATRQYAPHSLTPLDTQAGGVPFSADQPPQTVRVALPGKSASTLRVQYRPVGLLGWQVAVLIDPRDEQRTALVAGASAAFAMALVFSVFVALRLRTRRREEQRRARAALREVQRDLEARIAQRTAELTSANTALASKVEALDAAQRILRETRDAAVQAGKLAVLGQMAAGITHELNQPLTALTTLSDNANQLAERGRIDEVRGNLTHISQLAERMGRIVSHIKAFSRKGARGDEARAAVSVDETIRQALMLVETRRRQVGVTVTAPPVPPDLAVWANAVRLEQVLVNLIRNAIDAMAETSQPESAAVHVRVEPIENWVRITVRDFGPGIPPDVLPRLFEPFFTTKDDGLGLGLGLAISLAIIEDFGGRLVGQNADDGAGGAEFVIELERVVKPHA; the protein is encoded by the coding sequence ATGACCCAACCCGACGGTCACGCCGACCTTGCCCACCCCGCACGCGGGCGCGGCTGGCGGCTGGCCGTTGCGCTGGCGATGGCCGCGTGCTGCGCGGCGGCAGGGTGGGGCGCCTACGCCATCGCCCTGCAACGCTACGTTGCCACGCGCGCTGAAGAAGCCGGCCAGCGCACCACCTACTACGCGCAGAACCTGCGCAGCACGCTGGCGCGCTATGAATCGTTGCCGCGGCTGGCTGCGCTGGAGCACGTACTGCACGTTGCGCTGCTGCAAGACGCGCAGGCGGGGGACGCCACCATGCGTCGTGCCGCCAATGCCTATCTGAAAGAAGTCCAGGCGGCTACAGATCTGGCCGCCGCTCACCTGATCAATACGACGGGCCTCACGATTGCGGCCAGCAACTGGGATCTGCCGACTTCCTTCGTCGGCCAGAACTACGCGTTTCGCCCGTACTTTGCCGAGGCCATGCGCGAGGGCTTGGGCCGCTTCTACGGTGTAGGCAACACCACCGGCGAGACCGGCTATTTTGTGGCTGCCCCAGTACGCGAAGACGCCAAGCCGATCGGCGTGGTGGTCGTGAAGGTCAACCTGGATGCCTTCGAGGCATCGCTTTCGCGCAGCGGCGACACGGTGCTGCTGGTGGATCGCCACGGCGTCATCTTTCTGTCGTCTGTGCCTGAATGGAAGTACCGCACACTCGGCACGTTGAGCCCCGAACAGCAAACTGCCCTCGACGCGACGCGCCAATATGCGCCGCATTCCCTCACGCCACTCGACACCCAAGCCGGGGGCGTACCCTTTTCTGCGGACCAACCGCCCCAGACCGTACGCGTTGCGCTGCCCGGAAAATCGGCGTCGACACTGCGCGTGCAGTACCGGCCCGTGGGCCTGCTTGGCTGGCAGGTTGCCGTGCTGATTGACCCGCGCGACGAGCAACGCACCGCCCTGGTGGCCGGTGCCAGTGCTGCGTTTGCGATGGCATTGGTCTTCTCCGTGTTCGTTGCGCTGCGCCTGCGTACCCGCCGCCGCGAAGAGCAACGCCGCGCACGCGCTGCCCTGCGCGAAGTCCAACGCGACCTGGAAGCGCGCATTGCCCAGCGCACGGCTGAGCTGACCTCCGCCAACACCGCACTCGCCAGCAAGGTCGAGGCACTCGACGCCGCACAGCGCATCCTGCGCGAAACGCGCGACGCTGCCGTGCAGGCCGGCAAGCTCGCGGTGCTCGGCCAGATGGCCGCCGGCATCACGCACGAACTCAATCAACCGCTTACCGCGCTGACTACGCTGTCCGATAACGCCAATCAACTGGCCGAGCGCGGCCGTATCGACGAGGTGCGCGGCAACCTTACGCACATCAGCCAGCTTGCCGAGCGCATGGGCCGCATCGTTTCGCACATCAAGGCGTTCTCGCGCAAGGGCGCGCGTGGGGATGAGGCGCGCGCTGCAGTGTCGGTGGACGAGACCATCCGCCAGGCGCTGATGCTGGTGGAAACGCGCCGCCGCCAGGTGGGTGTGACGGTGACGGCCCCGCCGGTGCCGCCCGACCTGGCTGTCTGGGCTAACGCCGTGCGGCTGGAGCAGGTGCTCGTCAACCTCATCCGCAACGCCATTGATGCGATGGCCGAGACCTCGCAACCCGAATCCGCCGCCGTGCATGTGCGCGTTGAACCCATCGAGAATTGGGTACGCATCACCGTGCGCGACTTTGGCCCGGGCATCCCCCCCGACGTACTGCCGCGCCTGTTCGAGCCCTTTTTCACCACCAAGGACGACGGCCTGGGCCTTGGGCTCGGGTTGGCAATCTCACTGGCCATCATCGAAGATTTCGGCGGGCGGCTCGTGGGCCAGAATGCCGACGACGGCGCTGGCGGCGCAGAATTCGTCATCGAGCTGGAACGTGTCGTAAAACCGCATGCCTGA